The sequence AACAACACCCGCTTCAAACACTTTCTTGACTGGCTTCTCCCATCAACCCTCATGAAGTGGATCAAGTTTCGGAAGTTCAATTCATGGTTTAATCATGCAAACTATGGCTTGGCTTCCACCAAAAGGTGTTTTTTCTGACTTTTATTGATTGGTCAGGGGCTTTTAATGGCATGAAATGCTCATTTTTTAGTTTCAGGGAGTATTTGTGGAAAAGCAAAACATTACAGGGGAACTGTGGCCACAAAAGATGTTTCAGGTTGTTCCTAGATGCTAATATTGCTGTCCTCTTTTTCTACCTGCAAGCTCCTACTTTAAGAGAATCATCAATGAAGAGCTGCCATTTTGCCTTCTCTCTGGGGCAGTTGTGTTGAAGCCAAGCGTGAAGGAGTTCACTGAGAGctctgctgtttttgaagacGGAACAACTGAAGAAAACATCGATGTGGTGCTCTTTGCCACAGGCTATATCTCCCCATTTCCATTCCTTGATGAGTCAGTTCGCAGCCTCTTCGACAATAACCGTTGCCTCTATAAATGCATCTtccctccccagctggaaaagccGACGCTGGCCATCATTGGCTTAGTCCAGCTGACCGGCTCTGTGATGGTGGGATCAGAAATGcaggctcgctgggtgacagggATCTTTGCAGGTGTGAAGCaaggtgcagggatgggggcagacctgctggggtgggaggtttggggTAGCCTGACCTGCTGTCTACAGAGCCTAGGATGTATTACAGCTCCTGCCACAGTGTCTGTGGTGGCCATGGACATTAGTAGCACCATAGCAACTACCCTCCAACTGCATCCCCATATCCCTGCTGCTCAGTACATGCTGCTGTAACCAGCAAACACAAATGCCCTTGATAAAGGGGCTGGGAGCATGGGAAGGGGGTGAGCTCTTCAGCTTAAGGTTATGCTGGAGGTCTTTGGTTTCTCTGCTCTTCTCAGGCTGGAACAAGCTCCCTCCTGCCAGCAGGATGATGGCCGACGTTTTGAAAAAGAAGCCACTGGTCAAAAGGTGCGTGATGCTCTGGAGTTCAGGGTACAACAGACACTGTGTGTCTAGGTTATCCCAGGAAAAGGGGACCCCTACAGCAGCCATGAGACAGACCCTCCCAGGACACCCAGAACTTTTTGGATGTATTTATTCCCTCACCACCCGTAGCAGGGTGGGGAAGTGCTGTTGTGGCTCCTTTATGAATGATGGACCAAGACAGTGGTCTGGCAGTGCTCTGCAGCAGCTCATGGCAAGGTCCAGGACCTGCAGGTCCCCTCTGCCAGGCCTCCAAGCCATGTCCTCATCCCCAGCATGTCAAGATGGAAGTTTGGTTTCCTCCAGACTAAGGGTGCCATCTCGTGGCTTCTCCCTCTCAAATCCAGACAGCACAGAGGGCTGGGATCAGGGCCAAGCCCCATCCAGAAACCCCACTGGAGACAAGCGATGTGGGTGGGAGACAGTTTGGTGGCAATTTTTGGCAGGTCAAAGTGAGTATTAGGCAAAGCTGGAACTCATCCTTATGTATGTGGGAACTGAAGTCCTGCCTTGTTGGCACTGGGACCGCACAGGAGGTTGGGATGTGTCTTCCAGGCTGTGGGACAGGTGATGGTAGACATGCTTCCTTGCAGCAGCTTTCGGGAGCAAGGGGGGACCTCAGGCCTGGCATGTGCAGGCTGGGTTAGGTCTGGCAGCAAGGCAGAGCTGCATCACAGAACACAGATGAAAACCTGGGACAAAACAGAGCCACAGGGATTGTCACCAggagccccagcagctgcagacgtCATGTGTTACACTGAAATATGGGAGTCCAAGGTGAAACAGAACTAACCACAAAGCTGTCCCAAATTTGCAGAAGCAGATTGAGCATATGTCCTCCCTCCTGCAAGAGAGATGAGGCCTCAAGCAGAAAAACACTGGAGGTCTTTCCCAGCATGGGAAGCTTTCTGCATCTCCCAGTTCTTTCCAGTCCCCTTGGCAGTCTTCTCTGTGAATGTCTACTCCTCTGCCTCTCATAATGGGCCAAAGCCACACCTGTGAACCTCAGTGAAGGATGTAGCATGGATATTTCTGGCATTACAACGAATACAGTATTATGCTAGAATAATTTTTGGGGCCACAACTAGGCTGCAGAGGCAAAACAAGTCTGTGCCTATTCCCTGTCCCAGGTAACTGCTGGGTAACAACCTCACAGATGCTCTATTGGTGCCTCTGCTCAGCTGCAGAGACTGGGGCTCAGCTGAGTCCCCTGCAACACGGTGGCTTGTCCAAGTCCAGAGCTTTTGTGTTTTGTGGATCTGGGAACCGAGGTAGGAAGACACAATTTAATTTTGTCTATTTTATGTCCCACTGAAGGAATCCATCCGAGAGGGAgaacttgaaaataaattttatcAGCTACACCGATGAAATCGCTTCATGTGCTGGTGTAAAGCCCAGTGTACTAAGGCTGCTCCTGACGGACCCCCGCCTGGCCCTGGCCATCTTCTTTGGCCCCTGCACACCCTACCAGTACCGACTGGTGGGACGGGGGAAGTGGAGCGGGGCCAGAGAGGCTATCCTGACCCAGTGGCAGCGGACACTGAAGCCCTTGAGAACTCGGGTGGTGGATGACTCCTCTGACAGCTCCTCTGGCTGGTGCTGGAGGTGCCTCctggccctgccagcagctctCATGGTGGGTTTTCTCTTTTCTAAATACCCCCGGATGGGTTGGAGCTCCCAGGCAGGTTTCCGGTTGTAGAAGAAACAGGGTGAGACCCAGTCCCAGCCTGTCTGGTGCCTGGCCTCCTCTTGCCCATGTTTCACACCCACCAGGAGCCATATGGGTTATTTACCCCAAACTTGCTGCAATCCACGCCTGCGTTGCACCAGCACAAGGTTGGATCTCCAAAGGCTTTTTGGAAAGAGCCGTTTGGGGATGGGCTGGTGTGCACGGGACCAGCCTTCCTCCCCCCTGCTCAAGACCTGCAAAACTTGGTGATTTTCTGAAGTGCTAACTGTAAAGATCTTTGTATTGTTCTGGTCACTTCTGGAACATCAGTAAGGTGCTAGAAATAAACCTCACAGATTTGGTCTTCTCTGATGGTTTTATAAATGGTTTATTGTCAGTGGGGGGTGTCAAGTAGATGCCGTGCTCCATGTCGTGGCAGAGGGGAGAGCTCCTTCCTAAGAAATAATATATCCAGTGACAAATTCAGGTGGATGACTGTTCCCACCATTGCTCGAGCAGCATGGGGCTTGCAGGGAACCCTGAAGACCACGAGCAGAAGGCAGACCCTCCCCACGCACCAGCGGGTGCTCTCATCTGGGCATTTTCCTGCAAACCCAGTGAGTGGGCGCTGCCAGCTTGTGCTGGGGCTGCAACCCCTGCCCTCCGACAGAGCGTGTTCCCGGCACTCTCCCGACGGCGGCAGCGGGTGCTCCGAGCTGCCGGTCCCCACGCGCGGGGCGGCACCACCCGCCCCGCCACGccgcgccgccagggggcgcagAGCGCGCCGCCGCGCGCCCGCCCGACTGCGGCACGGCGTGGCCACGTGAGCGGCGGCgccgggggcggggccagcgggcGGGTGCGCGCGCGCGGCGCGGTGAGGTCAGACGTCGTTGGCGCCGGCTTGGCCGCCCGCCATCTTGGCCCCTGTGTGGAAGCGGCTGAGGCGGCGGCGGCGTCGCGGCGCCGGGAGCAGAGCGGTCTCGCCGAGTCCGGTGAGCCCCGGGGAGGCCGGAGCGCCGGCCCGGCGCTCTGCGCGCTAGGTAAACGGCGGCGCCTCCGCTTACCCGTGGCGCCCCGCCGGCCTGCAGCGCGGACCGGCACCGGTAGGAGCGGACGAGCGGCCTGCGCCGCATGGCCCCGGGCGGGGGCGGCTTCCGGCCGGCCTGGCGGCGACGGGCCTGTGGCCACCAGGGAAGGGGGTGCCCCCGGGGGCAGGCGCCCCGCTGCTCGCCGCGGCCCGACGAAGGGAAGCGGCGCGGCGCTGGGCCTGCGGCGGGCGGGCAGACCGGGCCTCAGCCTTACCGCGCCTCTGGGCCGCGCCGCAACGCATCCCCGCCTGGGGCCGGCCGCACCCCGCGCCGGGCACAGCGCCGGGCCTCCCacgggggcggcgggagggggctACCGCGATGGAGGCGGCTGAGGGCCGCTCTTGGCGGCTGTACTTTCTTTACCCACGCTCTTTCTcgttgtgtgtcccccccatttttttAACGGTTCCAGGTCTTGGGGGAGATTACTCGAAAGACGCGCCATCCCCTTCGTGCGGTTGCGCTCGCTCTGTGGCTGTGATTCTTTCCCCAGAAACGCGGGGGAAGGGAGCCTTTTCTTACGGGATGCTGGCGGCACACGCAGGGCGCGGTGCTTTGGTTTTCTACCTCTGAAATATTCATGTACAGTTCTTGAGGTGTACAGTAAAAGGCTCCTTCTGGGTTATATGACATAGGACTGAGTGAAGCCCCGATTGAGAGGTATTGTTTCTGCTCCTAGGGAAGAGATCTGTAGGGCTGGGATGAGCAGAGTCAGAGGTGTTCTTGATAGCGCTTAGAGGATGGTGAGAGCATGGGTAGATGACATGGCTAAAATTCAGGTAGCTTGTCTGCAGTGGGCATAATGCAGTGGGTGTAATGGGAGCCATCATGGAGCAATGCAGGGACTGAAAATCTTGGGGCTGAAGATGGCCCAGAGAGCTTCCGGTTCAGACCCTCTTTATGGGGAAGGGAACCATCCATGAGAGTGTGGCACTGAGTATTGAATGGTTTTTCATTTTTGTGTCTCTTACGTATGTTTTGTAAGCTTGTTTTCTTTGTGAAAGGTCTTGAACTCTGTATCTTTGAGGAAGGACCACTTTTCATTGAGATCAGATGGGCATGTTGGTAGAAACTAATATTATTTCCAAAAGAAGGAACAGAACTCTAATTTTTAATAGCTTTATTTCTTCTGCAGCGAGACATTGGGCCTACCCATTGTCTAGTCTTAAGAGCTCGGCTCAGAGAAGAAACCGCTTTTCAGAGTGCGGAGGAAACAGGACATGATCTCATTTGTCCATCAGTGAGAAACAAAAGGATCACCGTTTAATACTGACTGCCAGGAGCTGAATGGCTGTCAGTTTTCTTTGTATTCTATAGTCTAGAGATTTTCTCTTCGATGttaattttggggtggtttagcACAACTCAGCCATAGTTGCCTTGGGACTAAGGAATCTTGAAGTTTTGGGAGTTCTTTGAATTTGGTGAATATTCAGTGAAAAAGTAATTTGTCCTTCACAATATTGTGCTCAGTGTGTGAGGAGTATGACTGCTTTGGTGGACATGTGTGCTTAAGAGGTGACTGTTTAAAATGAGAACTTAATTCTCTCATAGGCTAGTGCTTATATGTGGAGACTGGGATTATGGCCTCtatgtgtctctgtcacccagaACTCTGCCTTAGTGTATATGTTTCCTGCATAATGCACATTGCTTTGGTAAAAAACAGCTTGCAAAATGTGTATAAATCAATACACAGTCACTTCTATGAGTCTTGCTAGTATGAAttttatatctctttgcagtttagTAGCAATTTAAAGTTTCTTTACTCTCATTTAGACGTCATAACAAGAACCCTAGTTTTTTGTACAGCAAAACAGTTTTAATTTGGTTGCTGGAGTCCTTGTTCAATGGTACAGATTTATGGTATGCATCTTCTGTAGGTCCTGTTTCCCCACATCCTGGAGTCTATTAGGGAAAGTGAAATGAGCAAGGAAAAGATGATGCAATTCAGAAGGGAGCTCTCCTGTAGGGTTTTGTTCTGTCTGAATGAATGCTGTATGTCAAGAGAAAGAATGTAAGTCAAAGCAGCGGGTATGTTGTATGGAGTTGACTTCAGCCAGGTGTCCTGTGTTAGTGAAAGCACAAGTCACTTTGTTCCAGAATATTTTCCAGGCTACCAAACAGGAGTGATGTGAAAGTGGAGAGAGGATGGAAAATGTATTCTGAATACCATATAAGGGTGGTGTGGATAAGAGGCTTAGATgtgcagataaaaagaaaaaggtagcTCTTGCAAAAGGATTAAACCCTTTCATAGTGTGCTCCATCAGAGGAATAAACCCTTTTACAGAGTATTGGAGATGTaagctaaaaaaaataattgaagaaaGAGTGGGATATCTTCAGAGGCCATATACAGTAATGGagggtttgaggggaaaaaaaaccctccaacctGGAAATACACCACCTTTCCATTAGTTGAGGATGGATGTTGGGCTTGTAGTGACGGGACTGCCAGTGGTGTTTTTACTGGTAAAACCAGTTGTTCACCTTCTGTAAGAAATTTTTTTCTTCACTCAGCTTCATTCATGCcctcatttttttgggggggcctGGGTTTCACAAAAGCCCATAGAAACTTCCCATGGGTGAAAGCAAGTGTGAAAATAAAAGTTGAGGTTTGAGGAAATAAtactgtgtgtgtgttggtgaaACAAAAATGGAGTGCACAGAAGTCTTAAGAAATGCATAAAGAGCAAAGGAAGATGAAGTCTTAATAAAAATCAGATGAAGACAGCTTTTATGTCTATGAAGAACAGTCTAGCAGAAATAGGCTGTTTTTATTACAAATACCTCAACCATTACATAACATTCTAACTAAATGCTAACGAACTGGTCTGTTACAGATTGTAAACACGTATTAAAGGGAGAAGCTGTGTATCGTTCACATTGGTCATGTTTTTATGTGTCTGACAATGTCTTGATTAATGGTAAAGTTATAGTGCAGAATCAACATTATATATCTTCAATCCGAAGTATGAGGTGATAAATTTTAACTGATATGTGTTTGAAAATAAAGTGGGCTACATTTTCAGGGGATTATAGTATCAGAGACAGGAATTACTGCCATTTATTTTAATGTACATCAAATATACAAGTAGTGCCTGAAGAACTGTGGCATCACCCAGTGCTAGGTAACTGAGAGGAATCTATTAAATATCTCTTTTAAATCAATGTACAGTTGATTCTTAAGTGACTTGGCAGCTTTACTCAAATTTTAGTTAGTTGGAATAGAAGATGTAGCTCATCGTGCTCAGAGGTACCAAATGGTTTTTCGTAGTAAACGCAGCAATGGCTGGGTTGCCCATTTTTTGGTGCACTACTTGCTTAAGCTATCAGACTTTTTCAGCTTAGAGAAGCAAACTTTTTCAGGTTATCCTTATTAAATCATGTAAACAGCTACAGCTTgttttataattaatattttgtaaGAATGTGACTGTAATATTCCTAGATTTCAGTGTTTGTAAATTTTAACTTGTACATCAGAATTGTGATGGTAGACTTAAACTGTGTTTGCAGGAGTAAGAGTTCATTACTCTTGTTAAAAGAAACATTATTTAACTGATTTGAATCTTCAACTAAGGTGAAAGTGCAGGAACATCTTAATTTTGTTTGAGAAGCCAATGATTTTCTCCCAGTTTAAGACTTGATATGCTTTAGGAATgaattatttcttctgtttcaaaaTAACCATATATTCCACTGAAGGACCTCACTGTCTTTAGATCAATGCATTGatgctttcattttgaaaaagaGAATTATTGTATTTACAGAGCTTGCTTTTATTATAGTGTTTAGGACAGTCTGTGCTTTCTGTATCTAGATATACATAGGTGCACAGCAGAAGTGTTCTAGTGAGGAAAAACAATAGCATTTTC comes from Patagioenas fasciata isolate bPatFas1 chromosome 6, bPatFas1.hap1, whole genome shotgun sequence and encodes:
- the LOC136103556 gene encoding dimethylaniline monooxygenase [N-oxide-forming] 4, whose product is MVRRVAIIGAGVGGLASIKCCLDEGLEPTCFERSEDIGGLWRYTDSTDGGRVTVYRSVITNTSKEMSCFSDFPFPEDFPNYLPHSLLLEYFRMYAQHFDLLRYIRFKTTAVSVRKRPDFAASGQWEVITETDGVQESHIFDAVMVCTGHYQEPYLPLASFPGIETRFKGRYLHSQEYKDVEAFRGKRVLVVGIGNTGGDLAVELSRVAVKVFLSARSSTWLFSRVSDHGFPLDMVNNTRFKHFLDWLLPSTLMKWIKFRKFNSWFNHANYGLASTKSSYFKRIINEELPFCLLSGAVVLKPSVKEFTESSAVFEDGTTEENIDVVLFATGYISPFPFLDESVRSLFDNNRCLYKCIFPPQLEKPTLAIIGLVQLTGSVMVGSEMQARWVTGIFAGWNKLPPASRMMADVLKKKPLVKRNPSERENLKINFISYTDEIASCAGVKPSVLRLLLTDPRLALAIFFGPCTPYQYRLVGRGKWSGAREAILTQWQRTLKPLRTRVVDDSSDSSSGWCWRCLLALPAALMVGFLFSKYPRMGWSSQAGFRL